The genomic interval TCATGCCTTCTGGTCCCTAAGTTGACTGCAAATGTCACGGCCTGTGTACCGACCAGCTCAGATACAATTTGATGCTCCTCAGCTAAAAAATCATCTGCTTCATATCCAGATAATTGCAGATCTGAAGCACTTAATGTGATACGCAAGGGATCAATAGCAGGAAAATCAGAAAGAAAGCTTGATAAGTCCAAAACAGATATTCCTGGGATAATCCTCAGCTGATGTTTTGTTTCTAAAGCCATAGATACTGGTTCATCAAAAGATTCTGCATTCTCACTCAGCTGAGCCCTTGCGGCATCCAAAGAAGAGAGTAGAAGGTAACTTGGGCTTGAGCTCTGGAGCAATTGGAGGCATTGGCTTACTTTATCTGCATCCACAAGATCTCCAGCCATGTGAAGCATTGAGGACTGTGTAAGCGAGCACAGAACCTTGTGTGTGGATTGCACAACCAAGTCGGCACCTTGCTCAGTTGCGCTGCTTGGAAAATTTCTGTGAAACCTGAAATGGGCACCATGCGCCTCGTCAACTATAACAGGAATGCCTCGCAGGTGACAAACATTGACAATTCCTTGTATATTGCTGCATATGCCATGATAGGTTGGTGATGTAACAAGAACAGCACCTACCTTCTTTCTGTCCTCCTCCAGTTCCTTAACCACTTTATCCACCTGCGATGGGGTAATACCCCCAGCAATGTCCCACCCGGAATTGTACTCAGGTACTATATATTTGGGCACAGCACCagacaaaaccagtgcagagaTCACTGAAATATGACAATTTCGAGGTATGATGAGGTAGTCACCAGGGGAACAGGTAGCCATCACTGAGGCCTGGATTCCACATGTACTTCCATTGACCAGGAACCATGTTTTAAATGATCCAAATAGTTCAGCTGCTCGCTTCTGAGCATCTAAAATCACACCTTTAGGGGAGAAGAGATCATCAAGCTCAGGTAGCTCAGGTAAGTCATGCAAAAATGTCCTTGAGCCAATAAGTTCTGACAATGAAGGAGGAGAAGCTTTCCCTCTATTATGTCCAGGAAAGTGAAAGCAAGAAACATCTTGATTTGCAGTTGATTTCAGTGCCTGAATCAGAGGGGCAGTACCAGCTTTGACAACTGCTGAAGGTTCAGCATGTGAACCATTAGTAGTAGACGTTCTTGGAGTGTCCCATGAAGTGGCACATTGTACTACAACATGCCGCATGATTGATTCCTACGGGATAACAGATGCGCGTCATTGCATATAATAGAAGGACCAAGAATGCCATGCACTTCATAAATCAGTGATCAAAAGCTGCAAAGTAGATAGTTTAACTTACTAACCATGGCCTGTGTTGGTAAAGCagacgaaaaaaaaacaaaggcagCAGCCTTCAGACAAGTTAAAGCTTATATAAAACAATGTGTATGGTACAAAGGAGCTTGGCTGCATTGTGTGAGAAATTCATGGAAGGAAGACAACAAAATCTTCACATGTTGCACAGCTAAGTAATGCACATGAGCATATATACATTAAGTGTGCTTGGAAGGGAGTGGTAATAGACTCATAGCTTCAGCAGAGAACCTGATTTTATTGGAATGCTTGGGGCCATTTTATAAAGCACAGGTTACTGCCGACTGGATCCTTTCTAATTCATAAATAGCCATTCTAGCAATAacgaaataaataataatagatCTATGGGTTCATCGTTATTAGAGCTCCGAGCTCATGAGCAATTCTACAAACAGCTTGTGAGCACTCCACTCCACTACGTTACCCAAATACGGGGATACGATACACGATATGAGGATACGACACGTTCTTAAAAACACCGATATGGGGATAcgtctatatatatttaaaataataaaaagatatAGAGCGAATacatgaattttaattattaattatgtaCTTAATAACTACAAGACTGTGAATAGAGATAGATAGTCATATGGCATGATATCAATTGATCAATACACCAGTAGTCAAAAAATGATCAATACACCAAAATCTTTTAGTACTATCTCAGATCAGCCTATAATCTGTCTGCTATCTCAGGAGATGAGGCTAACCATGGAGCTCCTATGGAtattgttagaataattgggctaggcccaacttataataataaatctcaaaggcccataataagtgttgaggataataataccacctcaggatttaagcgaggaatatctcaacctaaatagggagttattggaggctctcTATTGACCAATTGAGGTGGAGGTCGGaatgccacacgcgcgcgcgcgcgccgggccaGGCCGAGGGCGTGGCTGGCTGGTGGCGTGCGTCACGTCACGTCACTATCCTTTTGCAGCCACtaacccacgttcccacgatTCCCTCCGCAACAGCGCGTCCACGTTCTTTCTCCTGATAGATAAAGAGGCCGCGAGTCCGATCCGGTTTTATCGCTTCTTTCCCGGTGTTAGTTTCTCCTTCTCCGCGCCTGAGTTGCTCTCGCTTTCTCGCTTCTGATctcttgcgcgcacgagagattggaaggagcagtgcctccgaaaccacaccttcgcctgagatctgcaccgggtaggcgggtgatcaggtttttggggagtgcatCCCGCACGACTGCTCATCGCCATGTCTGGAgttgccgccgccactgctggaggagatggcggaggtggtgcgccgccGACAGGAGCTGGATCCGGAGCCGGAGCTGGTGCGTCAGGAGGTGCCGTGAACGACAACAacaacggaggcaattctgcctcaccatccagcggagggccattctcggggtataatCTTCTCCTCCTGTTACTGTTGTTAGCGCTATTCCTGTTCCCGTTGTTAGCGCTATCGCTATACTATGTGCGCTATGTTCTTGTTCCTGT from Oryza glaberrima chromosome 3, OglaRS2, whole genome shotgun sequence carries:
- the LOC127765337 gene encoding uncharacterized protein LOC127765337, translated to MVSLAAYSPCSTVAGVPKNKGNGAASSTHKESIMRHVVVQCATSWDTPRTSTTNGSHAEPSAVVKAGTAPLIQALKSTANQDVSCFHFPGHNRGKASPPSLSELIGSRTFLHDLPELPELDDLFSPKGVILDAQKRAAELFGSFKTWFLVNGSTCGIQASVMATCSPGDYLIIPRNCHISVISALVLSGAVPKYIVPEYNSGWDIAGGITPSQVDKVVKELEEDRKKVGAVLVTSPTYHGICSNIQGIVNVCHLRGIPVIVDEAHGAHFRFHRNFPSSATEQGADLVVQSTHKVLCSLTQSSMLHMAGDLVDADKVSQCLQLLQSSSPSYLLLSSLDAARAQLSENAESFDEPVSMALETKHQLRIIPGISVLDLSSFLSDFPAIDPLRITLSASDLQLSGYEADDFLAEEHQIVSELVGTQAVTFAVNLGTRRHDVQRLVHSVKHLSEKYFSENGSSSRKENPASSPLDKFSIKLTPREAFFLKKRRVSIEDSLGEICGELICPYPPGIPVLIPGEIVTQDSLSYLMDVRDNGIATSGAADGELKSIMVCNV